The following proteins are encoded in a genomic region of Arachis stenosperma cultivar V10309 chromosome 4, arast.V10309.gnm1.PFL2, whole genome shotgun sequence:
- the LOC130974917 gene encoding uncharacterized protein LOC130974917: MNNNDTTKKQTESIKEPTEDEKQTKADEAKEQVVMPNKSTEKLKEKDNQPHSSREMTQGQQQIGKSIAPPLPYPQRFNKEVKDQHFHKFLETFKKLEINIPLAEALEQMSLYSKFLKELINKKRSWLEKETVLLTEECSAVIQRGIPPKLKDPGSFVVSCTIGKIILNKALCDLGASINLMPLSMMRKLAIEELKPTRMSLVMADRSIKTPNGIVENLLVKVGEFIFPADFVILDTEEEGNDSIILGRPFLHTARAIIDVEKGEMIFRVHNEQMVINIFKSMQHIPKQEDYVRVDMIESLVEEMLEENSQEQEGNQGATEEQVAETFIEQDEKQDKKEEVRKQELKPLPPISNMHF, from the coding sequence ATGAACAACAATGACACTACAAAGAAGCAAACAGAGAGCATCAAAGAACCAACAGAGGATGAGAAGCAAACAAAAGCAGATGAAGCTAAGGAGCAAGTTGTGATGCCAAACAAAAGCACTGAGAAACTTAAAGAGAAGGACAACCAGCCACATAGCTCAAGGGAAATGACTCAGGGACAGCAGCAAATAGGAAAGAGCATCGCACCTCcactgccatatcctcagagattCAACAAAGAGGTTAAGGACCAGCATTTCCACAAGTTCCTTGAGACCTTCAAGAAGCTAGAAATCAATATTCCCTTGgctgaagcacttgagcaaatgtCTTTGTATTCCAAGTTTTTGAAAGAACTTAttaacaagaaaagaagttggctTGAGAAGGAAACCGTATTACTCACTGAGGAATGTAGTGCTGTGATTCAACGGGGCATTCcaccaaaactcaaggatccgGGAAGCTTTGTAGTATCATGCACCATTGGCAAAATAATTCTCAACAAAGCTCTCTGTGACCTTGGTGCcagcatcaatttaatgcctCTTTCAATGATGAGAAAGCTTGCTatagaagagcttaaacccaccaggatgtcaTTAGTCATGGCTgacagatcaatcaagacaCCCAATGGAATTGTGGAGAATCTGTTGGTGAAGGTTGGGGAATTTATCTtcccagcagattttgtgattttggatacTGAAGAGGAAGGAAACGACTCAATCATtttgggaaggccatttctacACACAGCAAGGGCCATCATTGAtgtagaaaaaggagaaatgatctTCAGGGTCCATAATGAACAAATGGTCATAaatattttcaagtcaatgcaaCACATTCCTAAGCAAGAGGACTACGTAAgagtggatatgatagagagtTTGGTGGAAGAAATGCTGGAAGAAAATTCTCAGGAGCAAGAAGGAAATCAAGGGGCAACAGAAGAACAAGTAGCTGAAACCTTCATTGAGCAAGATGAAAAACAAgacaagaaggaagaagtacGAAAACAAGAACTGAAACCACTACCCcccatctcaaatatgcatttctag
- the LOC130974918 gene encoding uncharacterized protein LOC130974918 — translation MDYERAGAERKLQLQELENLRLEAYKNSRLYKEKVKAVHEKNIKRREFQPGDLVLIYNSRIRLMPDKLRSRWDGPYRVERVEPYRVFHLSHPSSSELIKVNGHRLKLFHGEKMAKN, via the coding sequence atggaCTATGAGCGAGCCGGAGCTGAacggaagttgcaactgcaagaattaGAGAACCTTCGCTTAGAGGCTTATAAAAACTCTAGACTGTATAAAGAGAAGGTGAAGGCTGTGCATGAAAAAAACATCAAGAGAagagagttccaacctggggacTTAGTCCTCATTTACAACTCCAGAATACGGCTCATGCCAGACAAGCTGAGATCCAGATGGGATGGTCCCTATCGAGTAGAGAGGGTGGAACCATACAGAGTCTTTCACTTGagccatccttcaagctctgaacttatTAAAGTCAATGGACATCGCTTGAAGTTATTCCATGGTGAAAAGATGGCAAAAAACTAG